ATAAACTGGAAGAAATAGGAAGTGTTGGAAAAGTTGAAAAAAAAGAGCCTGGATTTTTTTCGGGGAAAACTCTTTGGGCTGCGTTGTTGGTGACTGTTGTTATCTGGTTCGCGTTGTATTCACAGTTGCTGTCTTTTTCTAAATATTTTTCGTTTGAACTTTTAGGGCTTATTCCGGGAAGCAGAATAGGGGAAACCGTACAATTTTTTGTTTATGATACACCCAAGGTTTTGATGCTGCTCGGGCTGGTAATATTCGGTATTGGAATTATTCGTTCTTATGTCACGGTAGAGTGGACGCGGAAGATGCTTGCCGGACGCAGGGAGTCTGTCGGTAATGTTATGGCGGCTCTTCTTGGGGTTGTTACTCCTTTCTGTTCCTGCTCGGCTGTTCCTTTGTTTATCGGATTTGTTGCCGGAGGCGTTCCTTTAGGAGTTACTTTTTCATTCCTTATTTCCGCGCCTATGGTTAACGAGGTCGCTCTGGTTCTTCTTTACGGGATGATGGGATGGAAGATTGCGACTTTGTATTTTGTAACCGGAATTACCATTGCTATTGTAGCTGGATGGATAATCGGTAGACTGGGCATGGAGAAACACGTTGAAGGCTGGGTTAAACTGGCAACTGCAAATCCTAGCGGTTCATTGGGAGCGATGTCGTTTGAAGAACGCGTCGGCTTCGGCCTGGAATCGGTTAAAGATATTGTGGGTAAAGTCTGGTTGTATATGGTGATTGGGATTGCAGCCGGAGCGGCTATTCACGGTTATGTTCCAGAGGGAATGATGGCCTCGATCATGGGCAAGGGCGCATGGTGGGCAGTTCCTGTTTCCGTATTGATGGGGATTCCCATGTACACAAATGCCGCCGGAGTTATTCCAATTGTGGATGCTCTTCTTGGTAAGGGAGCGGCTCTCGGAACTGTGCTTGCCTTCATGATGAGTGTCATTGCGCTTTCATTCCCTGAAATGGTGATTTTGAGGAAGGTGTTAAAGCCCAAGCTGATTGCTGTTTTTGTAGGAGTGGTTGCCGGAGGAATTTTGATTGTCGGATATATCTTTAATATGATTATTTAATTTTTTTTTATAAATGAAAGGTAAAGCCTGCATCAATTGTATAGCAATTGTTGCAGGCTTTTTTGTTTTTAAGTTTTTTTTGACCAGGTCTTATGGTAAAAGAAGTATCGTATATTTATTGTAGGAGGTTTCTTTATGCTGGAAAAATATGAAACTGGATTTTTTGTTGTAGCATGCTCTGGAGCCTCAAAGGCCGGACAGGCCGCGAACAGTATTGCTGTAAAACTGGATGAAAGCGGTTTTTCAAAAATGATATGCCTTGCCGCAATCGGCGCAGGCGTTGATAACTGTATTACTATGGCTTCTAACGTTCAAGATCTCATAATTATAGATGGTTGTGAAAGGAAGTGTGCTTGTAAAATGATTGAGAAGGCAGGGCTGCATCCCGTCCATGAATTTTGTTTGACTGAACTTGGATTTATAGAATCAGATGACTTTGACGATCCAGAGCTTATTGATGAACTCAGGAAAAAGATTAAGCTTTTGTTCGGGCAACGTCGCGCCGACAGCAAGTATTCAGTTTGCGGTTGCGAAACTTGTCCTAGAAAATGATTATAATTCCCTTTGCTTACTGACCGAGTTAATTTAAAAAAGTGTGTACTCGCTAGAAGGTGATTGTTTTTAAAGAAAGAGAGGACCTTGAAGGTCAAAGCCCTCTTCTTTAAGATTATAAATAAGCCGTCCGATGCAACACCTCTTTTATATTTCATGTTTGCAGTAATTATGATTCAATTTTGACCTTGGTAGACTCACTGGTTTCATTTTTAGGTATAACCAGATTTAGAATTCCATTTTTGAATTTGGCGTTAATTTGGGTTGTTTCAACATTGGAAGGTAAGGACACAGATCTTTGAAAACTGCCGTAGCTTCGTTCGATGCGGTGGTAGTTATCTCTTTTTTCCTCATCTTCAAATTTTTTTTCACCTTTAATAGTTAAGCGACCTTGATTAATCGTTACGTCAATGTCCTCCGGTTTTAATCCCGGAAGTTCCGCTTTAATTGTTATTTCTTTTTCGTCTTCGCAAATGTCTAACGGTGGAAAATCTTCGGCTTCAAACGGGAAGCGATCAAACGCACTTAATGGCCATTTTCCAAGATCTTCCATTAAGTCCAGTAAGTTTGTTGGCCTTTCTCTTAGTCTTGATCTGCGTCTAATTTGTGGCAACAAATCTTTTAACATTTTAATCTCCTTGTTTTTAGTTTTACAAACGAGCGGCACCACTTTGAGGTTATTACAATAATACACTCAAAAGAGGTTCAAGTGTCAATGTCAAAAGTTAATAATTATTTAGTTGGTGAAGGCTGTGTATAATC
This genomic stretch from Maridesulfovibrio ferrireducens harbors:
- a CDS encoding Hsp20/alpha crystallin family protein, which encodes MLKDLLPQIRRRSRLRERPTNLLDLMEDLGKWPLSAFDRFPFEAEDFPPLDICEDEKEITIKAELPGLKPEDIDVTINQGRLTIKGEKKFEDEEKRDNYHRIERSYGSFQRSVSLPSNVETTQINAKFKNGILNLVIPKNETSESTKVKIES
- a CDS encoding permease, producing MEELNIKPCACSSGNKLEEIGSVGKVEKKEPGFFSGKTLWAALLVTVVIWFALYSQLLSFSKYFSFELLGLIPGSRIGETVQFFVYDTPKVLMLLGLVIFGIGIIRSYVTVEWTRKMLAGRRESVGNVMAALLGVVTPFCSCSAVPLFIGFVAGGVPLGVTFSFLISAPMVNEVALVLLYGMMGWKIATLYFVTGITIAIVAGWIIGRLGMEKHVEGWVKLATANPSGSLGAMSFEERVGFGLESVKDIVGKVWLYMVIGIAAGAAIHGYVPEGMMASIMGKGAWWAVPVSVLMGIPMYTNAAGVIPIVDALLGKGAALGTVLAFMMSVIALSFPEMVILRKVLKPKLIAVFVGVVAGGILIVGYIFNMII
- a CDS encoding putative zinc-binding protein, whose product is MLEKYETGFFVVACSGASKAGQAANSIAVKLDESGFSKMICLAAIGAGVDNCITMASNVQDLIIIDGCERKCACKMIEKAGLHPVHEFCLTELGFIESDDFDDPELIDELRKKIKLLFGQRRADSKYSVCGCETCPRK